A single Dreissena polymorpha isolate Duluth1 chromosome 14, UMN_Dpol_1.0, whole genome shotgun sequence DNA region contains:
- the LOC127857947 gene encoding uncharacterized protein LOC127857947: protein MTTPYSPGLTCTLPTPLSETFLQNNNTCNSLENVTNVFLRFVPCPPPFMNVGEFRSNGSGLRISEQILLAIVTLCNIPAEPATPTTPILTSDIVTNIGIITTTTENQVTTQRETTKRVTPIDIKTVTPNCPTATIENQEKEQVPCSGDITSKTHISALGNQEGTVAGICSSCVFLVVIVIVYKKHNANEHDPHSDGQTQNAFINGGYITCNVEDLKITIQSKNTFIASETSISTIETPELMTLTNIVMTTTTTEDQVKDQRETTNRITHIDMTTATPDFPTTTIENQDIVHKALNSKHVHFQVSDADSDN from the exons ATGACGACGCCTTACTCACCTGGCTTAACGTGCACACTACCTACGCCACTCTCCGAAACTTTCTTACAGAATAACAACACGTGTAATAGTTTAGAAAATGTTACAAACGTGTTTTTGCGCTTCGTTCCATGTCCACCGCCATTTATGAATGTGGGGGAATTTCGATCAAATGGGTCTGGATTGAGAATCTCTGAACAGATCCTGTTGGCCATTGTCACTCTCTGTAACATTCCCGCAGAACCGGCTACGCCTACCACACCTATCCTGACCAGTGATATTGTTACAAATATCGGCATTATCACAACCACTACAGAGAACCAAGTTACAACACAAAGAGAGACCACAAAACGTGTAACACCTATCGACATTAAAACAGTCACGCCCAACTGTCCGACTGCCACAATTGAGAACCAGGAGAAGGAACAAGTTCCATGTTCTGGTGACATAACAAGCAAAACGCACATTTCCGCTCTGGGAAATCAAGAAGGAACTGTTGCTGGAATATGTTCAAGTTGCGTCTTTCTTGTGGTAATTGTAATCGTGTACAAAAA ACACAATGCAAATGAACACGACCCACATTCCGATGGG CAAACACAAAACGCTTTCATAAACGGAGGGTATATAACGTGTAACGTAGAAGACCTCAAAATAACTATTCAATCCAAAAACACGTTCATAGCCTCCGAAACGAGCATCTCGACAATTGAAACGCCCGAACTTATGACTTTGACAAATATCGTCATGACCACAACCACTACTGAGGACCAAGTCAAGGATCAAAGAGAGACCACGAATCGTATTACACATATCGACATGACCACAGCCACGCCCGACTTTCCGACAACCACAATTGAGAACCAAGATATAGTTCATAAAGCTTTGAACTCCAAACACGTCCATTTTCAAGTATCCGACGCTGACTCTGATAACTGA